From Aquila chrysaetos chrysaetos chromosome 3, bAquChr1.4, whole genome shotgun sequence, the proteins below share one genomic window:
- the CSPG5 gene encoding chondroitin sulfate proteoglycan 5 isoform X1: MAPAAARPRSPLALALLLAIGALASEWPPQNASEAEGRGWEGSLESSPSQWDPASRDPSGGPNNGTGPGGATAGGWPPAGPQLEPPEGGTAATTDPAAMPEGCAGCTGEGDASALPPKSVSTEDGQAAATRPGDGGTVAVALGSPEEPGSGERPTPASLPSPGVFGGLTAAPPSPPGPRLVTGSAESDLLLAAGGSATPRTPVPGDPSPVPGAAGDSGGPPELWVAASSPAPAQGARGRTDLTWLEAEEPLAVTPVPAEPPADRTASEIIDIDYYDLFEGGEGLGGFPGGGRGAAGSARRREPEGAATPWALHELYDDFTPFDEADFYPTTSFYADGDEEDELEEDEEDEEEEEEEDGGLEDENGYRPPASPSPGVQPAPRDPRPTGRRDAVVPPQPSGVAGGSPTARPRPGERGQPENGTECRSGYVRHNSSCRSVCDLVPSYCHNGGQCYLVESHGAFCRCNTQDYTWHKGTRCEAIVTDFQVMCVAVGSAALVVLLLFMLTVFFAKKLYLLKTENSKLRKTKYRTPSELHNDNFSLSTIAEGSHPNDDPSAPHKLQDSLKSCLKDEEPFNIHNSTSPKHDGKGEQDGGELNCLQNNLT; the protein is encoded by the exons ATGGCCCCCGCggctgcccggccccgctcccccctcgccctggccctgctgctggcgATCGGAGCCCTCG CATCCGAGTGGCCCCCCCAAAACGCCAGCGAGGCCgaggggagaggctgggagggttccctggagagcagcccctCGCAGTGGGACCCGGCGAGCAGAGACCCCTCGGGGGGGCCCAACAACGGCACCGGCCCCGGGGGGGCCACGGCGGGTGGCTGGCCCCCGGCGGGACCCCAGCTAGAGCCCCCCGAGGGGGGCACGGCCGCCACCACGGACCCTGCAGCGATGCCGGAGGGGTGCGCGGGGTGCACCGGGGAGGGCGATGCCAGCGCTTTGCCCCCCAAATCCGTCTCGACGGAGGACGGCCAGGCTGCGGCGACCCGGCCGGGCGACGGGGGGACGGTGGCGGTGGCACTCGGCAGCCCCGAGGAACCGGGGAGCGGTGAGCGGCCCACGCCggcctccctgcccagcccgggggtttttggggggctcacggccgccccgccgagcccccccGGCCCGCGGCTCGTCACCGGCTCGGCCGAATCCGACCTGCTGCTGGCGGCCGGGGGCTCGGCCACGCCGCGGACCCCCGTGCCGGGCGACCCCAGCCCCGTGCCGGGCGCCGCGGGGGACTCGGGGGGTCCCCCGGAGCTCTGGGTGGCCGCAtccagcccggccccggctcaGGGGGCTCGCGGCCGGACGGATCTGACCTGGCTGGAGGCGGAGGAGCCCCTCGCCGTCACCCCGGTCCCGGCTGAGCCGCCGGCCGACCGAACGGCCTCGGAGATCATCGACATTGACTACTACGACCTGTTTGAGGGGGGCGAGGGACTGGGGGGCTtccccgggggcggccggggggcggccggctcggcgcggcggcgggagccggaGGGAGCGGCCACGCCGTGGGCCCTCCACGAGCTCTACGACGACTTCACGCCCTTCGACGAAGCCGATTTCTACCCCACCACCTCCTTCTACGCCGACGGGGACGAGGAGGACGAGCTGGAGGAGGACGAagaggacgaggaggaggaggaggaggaagacggGGGGCTGGAGGACGAGAACGGCTACCGGCCGCCCGCCTCGCCCTCGCCCGGCGTCCAGCCGGCGCCGCGGGACCCCCGACCCACCGGCCGCCGCGACGCGGTGGTCCCGCCGCAGCCCTCCGGCGTGGCGGGGGGCAGCCCCACGgcgcggccgcggccgggggagcggggccagCCGGAGAACGGCACCGAGTGCCGGAGCGGTTACGTGCGGCACAACAGCTCCTGCCGCTCCGTCTGCGACCTCGTCCCCAGCTACTGCCACAACGGCGGCCAGTGCTACCTGGTGGAGAGCCACGGGGCCTTCTGCCG GTGCAACACGCAAGACTACACGTGGCACAAGGGCACGCGCTGCGAGGCCATCGTCACCGACTTCCAAGTGATGTGCGTGGCCGTGGGCTCGGCCGCCCTCgtggtgctgctgctcttcatgcTCACCGTCTTCTTCGCCAAGAAGCTCTACCTGCTCAAGACGGAGAACAGCAAACTGCGCAAGACCAA ATACCGCACCCCGTCCGAGCTGCACAACGACAACTTCTCCCTCTCCACCATCGCCGAGGGCTCCCACCCAAAC GACGACCCCAGCGCTCCCCACAAGCTGCAGGACTCCCTGAAATCCTGCCTGAAGGACGAGGAGCCATTTAACATCCACAACTCGACGTCGCCCAAGCACGACGGCAAAGGGGAGCAGGACGGCGGCGAGCTCAACTGTCTGCAGAACAACCTGACGtga
- the CSPG5 gene encoding chondroitin sulfate proteoglycan 5 isoform X2, translating into MAPAAARPRSPLALALLLAIGALASEWPPQNASEAEGRGWEGSLESSPSQWDPASRDPSGGPNNGTGPGGATAGGWPPAGPQLEPPEGGTAATTDPAAMPEGCAGCTGEGDASALPPKSVSTEDGQAAATRPGDGGTVAVALGSPEEPGSGERPTPASLPSPGVFGGLTAAPPSPPGPRLVTGSAESDLLLAAGGSATPRTPVPGDPSPVPGAAGDSGGPPELWVAASSPAPAQGARGRTDLTWLEAEEPLAVTPVPAEPPADRTASEIIDIDYYDLFEGGEGLGGFPGGGRGAAGSARRREPEGAATPWALHELYDDFTPFDEADFYPTTSFYADGDEEDELEEDEEDEEEEEEEDGGLEDENGYRPPASPSPGVQPAPRDPRPTGRRDAVVPPQPSGVAGGSPTARPRPGERGQPENGTECRSGYVRHNSSCRSVCDLVPSYCHNGGQCYLVESHGAFCRCNTQDYTWHKGTRCEAIVTDFQVMCVAVGSAALVVLLLFMLTVFFAKKLYLLKTENSKLRKTKYRTPSELHNDNFSLSTIAEGSHPNREAKGFAEREPEEERRSL; encoded by the exons ATGGCCCCCGCggctgcccggccccgctcccccctcgccctggccctgctgctggcgATCGGAGCCCTCG CATCCGAGTGGCCCCCCCAAAACGCCAGCGAGGCCgaggggagaggctgggagggttccctggagagcagcccctCGCAGTGGGACCCGGCGAGCAGAGACCCCTCGGGGGGGCCCAACAACGGCACCGGCCCCGGGGGGGCCACGGCGGGTGGCTGGCCCCCGGCGGGACCCCAGCTAGAGCCCCCCGAGGGGGGCACGGCCGCCACCACGGACCCTGCAGCGATGCCGGAGGGGTGCGCGGGGTGCACCGGGGAGGGCGATGCCAGCGCTTTGCCCCCCAAATCCGTCTCGACGGAGGACGGCCAGGCTGCGGCGACCCGGCCGGGCGACGGGGGGACGGTGGCGGTGGCACTCGGCAGCCCCGAGGAACCGGGGAGCGGTGAGCGGCCCACGCCggcctccctgcccagcccgggggtttttggggggctcacggccgccccgccgagcccccccGGCCCGCGGCTCGTCACCGGCTCGGCCGAATCCGACCTGCTGCTGGCGGCCGGGGGCTCGGCCACGCCGCGGACCCCCGTGCCGGGCGACCCCAGCCCCGTGCCGGGCGCCGCGGGGGACTCGGGGGGTCCCCCGGAGCTCTGGGTGGCCGCAtccagcccggccccggctcaGGGGGCTCGCGGCCGGACGGATCTGACCTGGCTGGAGGCGGAGGAGCCCCTCGCCGTCACCCCGGTCCCGGCTGAGCCGCCGGCCGACCGAACGGCCTCGGAGATCATCGACATTGACTACTACGACCTGTTTGAGGGGGGCGAGGGACTGGGGGGCTtccccgggggcggccggggggcggccggctcggcgcggcggcgggagccggaGGGAGCGGCCACGCCGTGGGCCCTCCACGAGCTCTACGACGACTTCACGCCCTTCGACGAAGCCGATTTCTACCCCACCACCTCCTTCTACGCCGACGGGGACGAGGAGGACGAGCTGGAGGAGGACGAagaggacgaggaggaggaggaggaggaagacggGGGGCTGGAGGACGAGAACGGCTACCGGCCGCCCGCCTCGCCCTCGCCCGGCGTCCAGCCGGCGCCGCGGGACCCCCGACCCACCGGCCGCCGCGACGCGGTGGTCCCGCCGCAGCCCTCCGGCGTGGCGGGGGGCAGCCCCACGgcgcggccgcggccgggggagcggggccagCCGGAGAACGGCACCGAGTGCCGGAGCGGTTACGTGCGGCACAACAGCTCCTGCCGCTCCGTCTGCGACCTCGTCCCCAGCTACTGCCACAACGGCGGCCAGTGCTACCTGGTGGAGAGCCACGGGGCCTTCTGCCG GTGCAACACGCAAGACTACACGTGGCACAAGGGCACGCGCTGCGAGGCCATCGTCACCGACTTCCAAGTGATGTGCGTGGCCGTGGGCTCGGCCGCCCTCgtggtgctgctgctcttcatgcTCACCGTCTTCTTCGCCAAGAAGCTCTACCTGCTCAAGACGGAGAACAGCAAACTGCGCAAGACCAA ATACCGCACCCCGTCCGAGCTGCACAACGACAACTTCTCCCTCTCCACCATCGCCGAGGGCTCCCACCCAAAC AGAGAAGCGAAGGGCTTTGCCGAGCGTGAGCCGGAGGAGGAGCGTAGGTCCCTCTAG